In one Oryza glaberrima chromosome 2, OglaRS2, whole genome shotgun sequence genomic region, the following are encoded:
- the LOC127762046 gene encoding casein kinase 1: MEHVIGGKFKLGRKIGSGSFGELYLGVNIQSSEEVAIKLESVKSRHPQLHYESKLYMLLQGGTGIPHLKWFGVEGEYNVMVIDLLGPSLEDLFNYCNRKFSLKTVLMLADQMINRVEYMHTRGFLHRDIKPDNFLMGLGRKASQVYVIDYGLAKKYRDLQTHKHIPYRENKNLTGTARYASVNTHLGVEQSRRDDLESLGYVLMYFLRGSLPWQGLKAGTKKQKYDKISEKKMLTPVEVLCKSYPTEFISYFHYCRSLRFEDKPDYSYLKRLFRDLFIREGYQLDYIFDWTKQGSESNRLRSSGRTSGLVGPSAERTERAAARQDVPDRFSGTVDPFARRTGSGSGHYGEHTKHRNILDSLLAPKTAVDLDKRRPTSSSRNGSTSRKALLSSSRPSSGDPIDPNRSNLIPTSSGSSRPSTMQRLHQSTGLETRSSLTKTARNVHDDPTLRTFERLSISADRRK, translated from the exons ATGGAGCATGTGATCGGGGGGAAGTTTAAGCTGGGGAGGAAGATTGGGAGCGGATCTTTTGGGGAGCTATACCTTG GTGTGAATATACAGAGCAGTGAGGAGGTAGCCATCAAGTTG GAATCTGTAAAATCAAGGCATCCTCAGCTTCATTATGAGTCAAAACTATACATGCTTCTGCAGGGGGGAA CTGGAATTCCTCATCTGAAGTGGTTTGGAGTGGAGGGGGAGTACAATGTCATGGTTATTGATCTTCTTGGTCCAAGTTTAGAGGACTTATTCAACTACTGCAACAGAAAGTTTTCTCTTAAAACAGTACTTATGCTTGCTGATCAGATG ATCAACAGGGTAGAGTACATGCACACTAGGGGGTTTCTACATCGTGATATCAAGCCAGACAACTTCCTTATGGGTTTAGGCCGCAAAGCAAGCCAG GTTTATGTCATCGACTATGGTCTTGCAAAGAAATACCGGGACCTCCAAACTCATAAGCATATACCTTACAG GGAGAACAAAAATCTCACAGGAACAGCACGCTATGCTAGTGTAAACACCCATCTTGGAGTAG AACAAAGCAGGAGAGATGATTTAGAGTCTCTGGGCTATGTGCTTATGTATTTCTTAAGAGGAAG CCTTCCTTGGCAAGGTCTAAAAGCTGGcacaaaaaaacagaaatatgACAAAATTAGTGAAAAGAAAATGCTTACTCCAGTTGAG GTTCTCTGTAAATCTTATCCCACAGAGTTCATTTCATACTTCCATTACTGTCGATCTTTGCGATTTGAAGATAAACCAGACTACAGCTATTTGAAGAGACTTTTCCGAGATCTATTCATCCGTGAAG GGTACCAGCTTGATTATATATTTGATTGGACGAAGCAAGGTTCAGAAAGTAACAGATTGCGA TCAAGTGGAAGGACAAGTGGGTTGGTGGGACCATCTGCAGAACGGACTGAACGAGCTGCAG CAAGACAGGATGTTCCTGACAGATTCTCTGGTACAGTCGATCCATTTGCTAGAAGAACTGGCTCTGGTTCTGGCCATTACGGAGAGCACACAAAGCACAGAAATATATTGGATTCATTACTTGCACCCAAGACG GCTGTTGATTTAGATAAAAGAAGGCCCACATCATCATCTCGTAATGGGAGCACATCAAGGAAGGCTCTCTTGTCAAGCAGCAGACCAAGTTCTGGAGATCCCATTGATCCGAACCGCAGTAACCTAATTCCAACCAGCAGTGGCAGCAGTCGCCCATCAACTATGCAGAGGCTTCACCAGTCAACAGGACTTGAGACCAGGTCCTCGCTTACCAAAACTGCAAGAAATGTCCATGATGATCCCACTTTGAGGACCTTTGAACGCCTTTCAATCAGTGCTGACAGAAGGAAATAA
- the LOC127762047 gene encoding phosphatidylinositol N-acetylglucosaminyltransferase subunit C has protein sequence MNNECRPKWRKVAYGGRQPGYDDNHTDESFLEEMVMNANVVKRDLLKVMIDSVSISQYLCIVALVVSTWTYTLNLVIDEVTLLKLDTSLLLAGFSMLLLTASPFSLKLLSKYVLNTSFFISGLYVLAPIYQTLTRSISSDSIWALAVCLLLVHLFLHDYSGSTIRPPGALNNPKLTSNISLNASIVASVLVASRLPSRLHVFAIMLFSLQIFLFVPLVAFCIKKFSLRLHLLFSFALMIMTLGVTYQLHHMFFILLLALLVFISIVCPYWLIRIQEYKFEINGPWDEAKLCFDITE, from the coding sequence ATGAACAATGAGTGTCGACCAAAGTGGAGAAAAGTTGCCTATGGGGGAAGGCAGCCAGGCTATGACGATAACCACACGGATGAGTCATTCCTTGAGGAGATGGTTATGAACGCCAATGTTGTCAAGAGGGACCTCCTGAAAGTGATGATCGACTCGGTCTCCATATCTCAGTATCTCTGCATTGTTGCTCTTGTGGTTTCAACATGGACCTATACACTGAACTTGGTCATTGATGAGGTCACTCTTTTGAAGCTAGACACTAGTCTACTTCTTGCCGGGTTTTCGATGCTCTTGCTCACGGCAAGTCCGTTCTCGCTCAAGCTTCTCTCCAAGTATGTCCTCAATACATCATTCTTCATCAGTGGTCTGTATGTTTTGGCACCGATTTATCAAACCCTCACTAGGTCCATCAGTTCAGATTCCATATGGGCACTTGCTGTATGCCTTCTGTTGGTTCACCTCTTTCTGCATGATTATTCTGGTTCAACTATAAGGCCACCTGGTGCACTCAACAACCCAAAATTGACCAGCAATATCTCCTTGAATGCATCGATAGTAGCATCCGTCCTTGTAGCTTCGCGCCTGCCATCTAGGCTGCATGTCTTTGCAATCATGCTATTCTCCTTGCAGATCTTCCTGTTTGTGCCCCTCGTCGCGTTTTGTATTAAGAAGTTCTCTCTTAGACTTCATCTGCTCTTCTCCTTTGCTCTGATGATCATGACCCTAGGCGTCACATACCAATTGCATCACATGTTCTTCATCCTACTGCTGGCACTGCTTGTTTTTATCTCAATTGTTTGCCCTTACTGGCTTATAAGAATTCAGGAATACAAGTTTGAGATCAATGGTCCCTGGGATGAAGCTAAACTCTGCTTTGATATAACTGAATAA
- the LOC127762183 gene encoding probable 60S ribosomal protein L14: protein MPFKRFVEIGRVALVNYGKDYGRLVVIVDVVDQNRALVDAPDMVRCQINFKRLSLTDIKIDIKRVPKKTTLIKAMEEADVKNKWENSSWGKKLIVQKRRASLNDFDRFKVMLAKIKRGGAIRQELAKLKKTAAA from the exons ATG CCGTTCAAGAGGTTCGTGGAGATCGGGCGGGTGGCCCTGGTGAACTACGGCAAGGACtacggccgcctcgtcgtcatcgtcgatGTCGTCGACCAGAACCGG GCACTTGTGGATGCTCCTGACATGGTCAGGTGCCAGATCAACTTCAAGAGGCTTTCCCTGACCGACATCAAGATTGACATCAAACGTGTCCCGAAGAAGACAACTTTGATTAAGGCTATGGAGGAGGCTG ATGTTAAGAACAAGTGGGAGAATAGCTCATGGGGCAAGAAGCTAATTGTCCAGAAGAGGAGAGCGTCACTCAATGACTTTGACAGGTTCAAGGTTATGTTGGCCAAGATCAAG AGGGGAGGTGCTATCAGGCAAGAGCTTGCGAAGCTCAAGAAGACTGCCGCGGCTTAG
- the LOC127762181 gene encoding glycolipid transfer protein 1-like has product MAETVFTPSLEGMKHVKSESSVILTKPFLDVCKQILPVLDKFGAAMALVKSDIGGNITRLENKYSSDPSKYEQLYSMVQEEVQNKTAKGSSSCTNGLLWLTRAMDFLVELFRNLLEHQDWTMSQACTDSYTKTLKKWHGWLASSSFTVAMKLAPNREKFMEVISGTGDIKADIEKFCMTFYPFLKENHDFLASVGLDDLKAS; this is encoded by the exons ATGGCCGAGACAGTGTTCACTCCCTCGTTGGAGGGTATGAAGCATGTTAAGTCAGAGAGCAGTGTCATACTCACCAAGCCCTTTCTTGATGTCTGCAAGCAAATCTTGCCTGTTTTGG ATAAATTTGGAGCTGCTATGGCACTTGTGAAGAGTGACATTGGTGGTAATATCACG AGGCTGGAAAATAAATATTCTTCAGACCCATCAAAATATGAGCAATTGTACAGCATGGTTCAGGAAGAGGTTCAAAACAAGACTGCAAAAGGTTCGTCAAGCTGCACAAATGGACTTCTGTGGCTCACGAG GGCTATGGACTTCCTTGTTGAATTATTCCGTAACCTGCTTGAGCATCAAGACTGGACTATGAGTCAAGCTTGTACTGATTCATATACCAAAACTCTGAAGAAATGGCATGGTTGGCTTGCCAGTTCTAGTTTTACA GTGGCAATGAAGCTTGCTCCTAATAGAGAGAAATTTATGGAGGTCATTAGTGGAACGGGTGACATAAAAGCTGATATCGAGAAATTCTGCATGACCTTTTATCCTTTTCTCAAAGAGAATCATGATTTTCTG GCCAGTGTTGGACTTGATGATCTGAAGGCTTCTTAA
- the LOC127762182 gene encoding uncharacterized protein LOC127762182 codes for MSTQSISPAAAAASAQYSYPAAAAAAVPSYFPVPFHLQNVQQPATWPAAPAAYNAVYPMPQVQQVQQLFQKDSQIITPEALATVKAAIANSEKDKKIEANKKAVPRKAAGQSWEDPTLADWPENDFRLFCGDLGNEVNDDVLTKAFSKYPSFNMARVIRDKWTGKTRGYGFVSFANASDLAAALKEMNGKYVGNRPIKLRKSTWKNRIDYEALQKPKTQPQKKFKAQKKSILHK; via the exons ATGTCGACGCAGTCCATctcgcccgccgcggcggccgcgtccgcgCAGTACTCGTAcccggctgccgcggcggcggcggtcccgTCCTACTTCCCCGTCCCGTTCCACCTCCAGAACGTGCAGCAGCCCGCCACCTGGCCAGCGGCGCCCGCGGCGTACAACGCCGTCTACCCCATGCCCCAAGTCCAGCAG GTTCAGCAACTGTTCCAGAAAGATTCACAGATAATCACTCCTGAAGCTCTAGCTACTGTGAAAGCTGCTATTGCAAATAGTGAGAAAGACAAGAAGATTGAAGCAAACAAAAAGGCAGTACCTCGAAAGGCAGCTGGGCAATCTTGGGAGGATCCAACTTTGGCTGACTGGCCCGAAA ATGATTTTCGGTTGTTTTGTGGCGATCTTGGAAACGAAGTGAACGATGATGTTCTTACAAAGGCATTTTCAAAATATCCATCCTTCAACATGGCTAGG GTTATTAGGGACAAATGGACTGGTAAAACTAGGGGCTATGGCTTTGTTAGTTTTGCTAATGCGTCGGATCTTGCTGCAGCATTGAAAGAGATGAATG GTAAATATGTTGGAAACAGGCCAATCAAACTACGCAAGAGCACATGGAAGAACAGAATCGACTACGAGGCATTACAGAAGCCGAAG ACTCAACCACAGAAGAAGTTCAAAGCGCAGAAAAAAAGCATTCTACACAAGTGA